In Lysinibacillus sp. 2017, the DNA window TCGCCCAGGAATTCCGGGTATCAGTGAAAACATTACGGTAACAAGTATTGTCGGACGCTTCTTAGAGCATTCGCGTATTTTCTGGTTCTACCACAACGGTGAAAATAATTTATACTTATCCTCTGCCGATATGATGACGCGAAATATGATTAAGCGTGTTGAAATTTTATTCCCGATTTACTCAACAGAAATTAAAAAGCGGATTCAACGTATTATGGAAACGCAGCTTGAAGACAATCAAAAAGCACGTGTTCAAGATTCGAATGGTAAGTACCATTACAAAGAGGATCATAATAGTGATGTGCGCATTAACAGTCAAGAAATGTTCTTAAACGAATCATTGGGAACAATTGTAGAAGAATAATAGGGGAGCTGTCCGATAGGAGTCGGTTTTCTAATATAGAGGTTATTCAGGTGTAGCTTTTTGGCAGGTTCTTCGCACGCAAGCCGCACAGCCATGTTGCACATGTCTGTACGACTCGCCTTTGTGCTTCGTGAAAGACCTGCCAATACTTGGTGTATCCATTTTCCTTTTGCTTGTATTCACGTGCTGGCGCTTACAGTGGTAGGCGCCAGTCTTTTTATTAGGCGAATCTTTTTATACAGTAGGGTTTATCATAGTGAATTCATCCTTTGTTATAGGGGTGATTCGGGTGTTTCGTTTGGACGGGTGCAGCACACATTCACAAAGCCTCTTTCGGTCTTCTAATGAAAAGGTTATTCAGGCATAGTCATTTGGCAGGTTCTTCGCACGCAAGCCGCACAGTCATGTTGCACATGTCTGTACGACTCGCCTTTGTGCTTCGTGAAAGACCTGCCAATATAAGGTGTATCCATTTTCCTTTTACTTATATTCACGTTCTGGCGCTTACAGTGGTAGGCGCCAGTCGGTTTATTAGGCGAATCTTTTTATAAAATCAGGGAAATCACAGTGAATTCATCCTTTATTAAAGTGGTTATTCAAGCATAGTCATTTGGCAGGTTCTTCGCACGCAAGCCGCACAGCCATGTTGCACATGTCTGTACGACTCGCCTTTGTGCTTCGTGAAAGACCTGCCAATATTTAGTGTATCCATTTTCCCTTTACTTGTATTCACGTGCTGGCGCTTACAGTGGTAGGCGCCAGTCTTCTAAATTTATCGAATCTTCCTTCTAAAGTAGCGAAGGATACAGTTCAAGTGAATCTGCCTTTTATTAAAGTGGTTACTCGGGCATAATCACTTGGCGGGTTCTTCGCACGCAAGCCGCACAGCCATGTTGCACATGTCTGTACGACTCGTCTTTGTGCTTCGTGAAAGACCCGCCAATATTTAGTGTATCCATTTCCCCTTTACTTGTATTCACGTGCTGGCGCTTACAGTGGTAGGCGCCAGTCTTCTAAATTTATCGAATCTTCCTTATAAAGTTGAGAAAGATACAGTTCAAGTGGATCTGCCTTTTTTAAAGTGGTGATTCGGGTGTTTAGTTTGGGCGGGCGCAGCACACATTAACAAAGCCTCTTTGCAAGAGTCTTTCGCGAATGTTCTTTGTGCTGTGTGTAAGGCCCGCCCATTCAAGGTGTATCTATTTTCCCTTTACTCGTATTCACGTACTGGCGCTTACAGTGGTAGGCGCCAGTCTTTTTATTAGGCGAATCTTTTTATAAAGTAGGTGAAATCACAATGTATTTATTTAACATCTAAATACTGTGAACTCATTTATCTAGAGTTTTAGTAGAAAAGGCAATCCTGCCATTATAGAAAATGAAGGCATTGACAACTATTGAACCCTATCCGTATATTCATCCCTTTATAAAAAGAGAATCTGTTTCAGTCCCTTTCACACTTAATTCAACGGACTCGCTTTAAAAGTAAACGGCGCCTTTGCTCGCCAACAGCGCCGCCCCTGAATACATGCAAAAGTAGAATGGATTATCATTTGATTTGGCAGGCCTAGCATACCGCAACAGTATCAGTAGTAGGGACACGTACCACGTGACCCTGCTGCTGATATGCGGTCGCCTGCCAAAATATGAAACACCTTAATAGAATATTTATTAGAATTTGACTAGCTCTGACAATCCCTTCAACCCACCAAATTCAACGGACTCGCTTTAAAAGTAAACGGCGCCTTTGCTCGTCAACAGCGCCGCCCCTGAATACATGTAAAAGTAGAATGGACTATCCTTTGATTTGGCAGGCCTAGCATACCGCAACAGTATCAGTAGTAGGGACACGTACCACGTGACCCTGCTGCTGATATGCGGTCGCCTGCCAAAACCCAATACATTTTCATAACATCTCTATTAGAAGATGACTAGCTATAACAATCCCTTCAACCCACAAAATTCAACGGACTCACTTTAAAAGTAAACGGCGCCTTTGCTCGCCAACAGCGCCGCCCGTGAATACATGCAAAAGTAGAATGGACTAGCCTTTGATTTGGCAGGCCTAGCCTAAGGCGCAAAGAAGAGTCGTACAGATATGTGCAACATATCTTTGCGACTCTGGGCGCCCAGCCTGCCAATACACGATACACTTTCATTACATCTCTATTAGAAGATGACTAGCTCTGACAATACCTTCAACCCACCAAATTCAACGGACTCGCTTTATAGAAAAACGGCGCCTTTGCTCGTCAACAGCGCCGCCCCTGAATACATGCAAAAGTAGAATGGACTAGCCTTTGATTTGGCAGGCCTAGCCCAAGGCGCAAAGAAGAGTCGTACAGATATGTGCAACATATCTTTGCGACTCTGGGCGCCCAGCCTGCCAAAACACGATACACTTTCATAACATCTCTATTAGAAGATGACTAGCTCTGACAATCCCTTCAACCCAATAAATTCAACGGACTCGCTTTAAAAGTAAACGGCGCCTTTGCTCGCCAACAGCGCCGCCCCTGAATACATGCAAAAGTAGAATGGACTAGCCTTTGATTTGGCAGGCCTAGCCCAAGGCGCAAAGAAGAGTCGTACAGATATGTGCAACATATCTTTGCGACTCTGGGCGCCCAGCCTGCCAAAACTCAATACACTTTCATAACATCTCTATTAGAAGATGACTAGCTCTGACAATACCTTCAACCCACCAAATTCAACGGACTCGCTTTATAGAAAAACGGCGCCTTTGCTCGCCAACAGCGCCGCACCCGAATACATGCAAAGGCATAATGGATTACACTTTGATTTGGCTGGCCTAGCCCAAGGCGCAAAGAAGAGTCGTACAGATATGTGCAACATATCTTTGCGACTCTGGGCGCCCAGCCTGCCAAAACTCAATACACTTTGATTACATCTCTATTAGAAAATGACTAGCTCTGACAATCCCTTCAACCCACAAAGTTTAACGGATTCACTTCAGAGAAAAACGGCGCCTTTGCTCGTCAACAGCGCCGCCCCCCGAATTCAAGCAAAAGTAGAATGGATTACACTTTGATTTGGCAGGCCTAGCCCAAGGCGCAAAGAAGAGTCGTACAGATATGTGCAACATATCTGTACGACTCTGGGCGCCCAGCCTGCCAAAATACGATACACTTTCATAACATCTTCATTAGAAAATAACTAGCTTTGACAATCCCTTTTGATCTACCAAATTCAACGGACTCACTTTAAAGAAAATCGGCGCCTTTGCTCGTCAACAGCGCCGCCCCCGAATTCAAGCAAAAGTAGAATGTATTACACTTTGATTTGGCAGGCCTAGCCCAAGGCGCAAAGAAGCGTCGTACAGATATGTGCAACATATCTTTGCGACTCTGGGCGCCCAGCCTGCCAAAAAACGATACACTTTAATAACATCTCTATTAGAAAATGATTAAGCTCTGACAATCCCCTTGCTCTACTAAATTCAAAGGACTCGCTTCAATACCGCTCACTTATTAAAATGATATCCATGAACAAAGTAGAAAAATATGTTTATTTCTCCTAATTTATAGTAAAATTCAAATATGAATGAATATTCATTTTATTTCAAAGGGGGAGTTTGAAAGATGTTACAAAATAAAACAATTATTATTACAGGTGGCTCAAGTGGGATGGGACTTGGGATGGCCAAGCAATTTGTAAAAGAAGGTGCGAATGTTGTTATTACCGGCCGTGATGAAGAACGTTTAGCAAATGCAAAACAAGAAATCTTAGCATTCGGTTCTACTATTGAAATGTTCCAAATGGACGTACGTGAGCCAGATCATGCACAAGCAATGGTCGAGTTTGCGGTAGGAAAGTTTGGACAAGTAGATAGCTTAGTGAATAATGCGGCAGGTAACTTTTTAGTACATGCGGAGAAATTATCACCAAATGGCTGGAAAGCAGTCATTGATATCGTACTAAACGGAACATTTTATTGTTCATCTGCAGTTGGACGTTATTGGATTGAAAAAGGCATTAAAGGCTCAATGGTCAACATGGTGGCAACATATGCTTGGGGAGCAGGTGCAGGTGTTGTGCATTCGGCAGCAGCAAAAGCAGGCGTCCTTTCACTTACTCGCACATTAGCTGTAGAGTGGGGCGCACAGTACGGAATTCGCGTAAATGCAATTGCACCTGGTCCGATTGAACGCACAGGTGGTGCGGATAAGTTATGGGAGTCCGAGGAACAAGCAAAGCGTACAATTAATTCTGTACCACTACGTCGCTTAGGAACACCAGAAGAAATTGCTGATTTAGCGACATTTATGCTTTCAGATAAAGCTGCTTATATGAATGGGGAATGCATTACATTAGATGGTGGTGCATGGTTAAACCAATTCCCGTTTTAATTTCGAATAAAATAAAATAAATTTCACATACTATTGTTAATGCAAAAAGGGGGCGTTGACAATAGTATGTGGCTTTATCCAACAATCATCGTATGCGTCGTTATTTGTTTAGTCGGTTACTGGCTTACTGTCCGTGTTGGACATCAAATTGAAGATAGTGGCTCGGAGCGAGATCCATCCGTTCCAGAAGAAATAGAAAATCACCCGTTTATGTTGAATCCGATTTTACTTGTTTA includes these proteins:
- a CDS encoding short-chain dehydrogenase — encoded protein: MQKGGVDNSMWLYPTIIVCVVICLVGYWLTVRVGHQIEDSGSERDPSVPEEIENHPFMLNPILLVYAIFFIFTGTIIFYYWAKGY
- the fadH gene encoding 2,4-dienoyl-CoA reductase, producing the protein MLQNKTIIITGGSSGMGLGMAKQFVKEGANVVITGRDEERLANAKQEILAFGSTIEMFQMDVREPDHAQAMVEFAVGKFGQVDSLVNNAAGNFLVHAEKLSPNGWKAVIDIVLNGTFYCSSAVGRYWIEKGIKGSMVNMVATYAWGAGAGVVHSAAAKAGVLSLTRTLAVEWGAQYGIRVNAIAPGPIERTGGADKLWESEEQAKRTINSVPLRRLGTPEEIADLATFMLSDKAAYMNGECITLDGGAWLNQFPF